The following nucleotide sequence is from Solanum dulcamara chromosome 7, daSolDulc1.2, whole genome shotgun sequence.
GCAAGAGCAGAAAGGTTGCAGAGGTGTCGCATCTTCCTTGTCTCAAAGTGATACAAATAGATATCAGCTGCAACCCTCATAAGCAAGATGTTGTCCTTGAAAGCTAGAGTCCCAATCCAAGGGTACCCGGAATTATAGTCTTTTGATAACTTTTCAGCTACCCTGAACAGATGCTTGTCGTTTTCTTTTTCCAGCAATTCCAAGGAGATTGTAGAAGTAAGATCCCATTGAGAAGTAAAGTGATCCTTTAGCACCCATAACTGAAGCCCGTGCTCAGAAATCAACACATAATGTAGCTTTCCTTCAGCTTCTCCCATGCACATCTCGGGTGTTAAATTGAACTGGGTGGTGGGGAGTGGCACCATTATCAACCAAGATATCTCATTTTCTGGATCGAACATAAGGATTTCGTCTCCATCAGTAAGCCAATATAGAATCCCTTTTACACAGATGCTTCCTTTTTTCTGCATGTTGTGATTGCAAAGACAAATCTCTCCGGATCTTCTCCATTCTCCTGTTTCTGATGAATAAATGTTAAAAGAGAAATACCCATCTCCTTCTCTGCTAGTTTCATTTTGGCTAACTATCACAACCTTAAAATTTGTGAATGCATCAATCGGGTTCTTGAATGGATCAAAAACCAAGGTTATGCAGCTTTCTCTGGAAGGATTTGGCCACTGAAGTTCTTTCCACTCCTTATTCAGAGGGTTGCAGATGTAGATTACAGGAACATGACAAGGAAAGCTACTTCGACAACAGATAAGTCCATAACTTGAATCCTGGATGACAATACGTTCTGGGAGGAAATCAAGAacatcaatatggacttcagtGGTAACTCTTTCCATAGTTATGAAGCTGATCCATTCATAATCTTCATCACACCACTGGTACCTACCCTGGTAGAAGAAACCTGTGAGAGGTTCCATCTTTTTCAACTGACCTTGGATGAAACTGCGGTCAGATATAAGACATTGCCATCCCTTAGACACACACTTCAATTTCAGCAAATCCTTAGTAGACAATTTCGGTAATACTTCATATAGCATGTCACTGCTTGGAAACCAAATTTCCTTCTTCATTTTCACAACCCTGCGATAATTCAATTCTGTTAACTAAGAAATAGTTGGGAAATTTTGACACAAGAAAAGAAACTTTTTATCCTCTAAATGTGTGAATTACAATTCAGGTCTTAACCCCTATTTCAACCATGAAGATCCACATAACAGTGAGAAGAAATGACCTCACTCTGCCCAAAA
It contains:
- the LOC129893758 gene encoding F-box protein At3g57580-like; this translates as MKKEIWFPSSDMLYEVLPKLSTKDLLKLKCVSKGWQCLISDRSFIQGQLKKMEPLTGFFYQGRYQWCDEDYEWISFITMERVTTEVHIDVLDFLPERIVIQDSSYGLICCRSSFPCHVPVIYICNPLNKEWKELQWPNPSRESCITLVFDPFKNPIDAFTNFKVVIVSQNETSREGDGYFSFNIYSSETGEWRRSGEICLCNHNMQKKGSICVKGILYWLTDGDEILMFDPENEISWLIMVPLPTTQFNLTPEMCMGEAEGKLHYVLISEHGLQLWVLKDHFTSQWDLTSTISLELLEKENDKHLFRVAEKLSKDYNSGYPWIGTLAFKDNILLMRVAADIYLYHFETRKMRHLCNLSALAPKPFFSAIVVPYTMSLVPLA